TCATGGAGCATCATTCTCTATCTGCTACTACTACTTGATATGTACTCAACCCTTCAACTTTAGTATTTGTGTttgagaattgttattaacactccaaaaatctcattctatactccacacaagtgtattttcattttaattataagaagtttggagtgctaataacaattccctttgtTTTATGTAATTTGTAATGACTTTCTCTTTGTATTCAACTGTGCTTTGACGTGGTCTCATTTGATGGCCATGACTTGGTGTATGTCCTCATAGTTTACCTATCATCTTTCTCAGTGTAAATTATCTCGAGATCAATGTATTGGTCACTCAATATCGTCTCAAGTTATGCTAGCATCAGTCATCAAACTACAACAATATATCATGACTTGTGAGCGCGAATGATTCATATCATGTAGTCCATCTAAACAAAAATACGTGCAAGGGGAAAGTGGGGTTGTTGAACATTGATTTATAAGATCATTCCTTGTGCGCATTAGAAATCAATGGTGCCATGTACTTAGGAAGTTGACTACATTGGGCCAATGTAAACAACTCACATTTCTACAGTGTGTGAGTTGTTCTGATGCTCTCTCCATCACCATCTTCATAACCGCGGCAGGATCAACAGTAAACGACACCGCGTTGAAGAATGATCGTAAGAAAACAGCTTAAATGTGAATAACTTTCGACAGCTAAAACCAGAGGTATATAATAGGAAGGATATATGGCCTAACTGATTCAAAAAGGATGATTCGCTACATGTAAATtcccgattttttttttctttcggaaAGAGGGTAGGTGAATTAAATTACAGGCCATTAACATCCTCGACACCAACACTCAATCTCTTATCCATCCAGTCAATTATATCCTGTGCAATCTCCACACGCTCCGGCTCAAAGAGAAGGTCGTGCAAGAAACCGTCATAGAGCTTTATATCTTTGAACTCGGATGCCGCCTCATTGTAGAGGTCCTGGGAGGCTAGTGGATCGGTGACTCTATCAGCAGTtccatgaagaacaaagaagggGATATTCACAAACTTAAAGTTCCGCGTCAAGTGAGAGGAGATCCGCAATATCTCATAGCCTGTTCGGACCCTGATTGGACCTGTATAGACCAGGGGATCGGAGTACTTGGCCAACAATTGTGCAGGATCCCTCGACACTGGAATTCCCCTCTTGTTTGCACCTTTAAACTGGAACTTGGGAGCCACCATAGAAACAATTGGAGCCACAGCCTGAAACACATCAGAGAGTAGATTTGTAACATGTAAGCAGCTATGTAACGACTATGTGTTTAACACAGCTTCAAGCTTGGGGGGAGATAAAATCGCCTAAAGGCAGAGGCATTCAACATAGCAGTAAGGAACATACCCCAACAATTGGATGTGCTGGCTTAACGCGCAAAGCTGGTGATGTCAGTACAATACCCTCTAGCATTCCTTCAATTTGAGGGACTGCTGCCGCCTAAACAAATGTTGAGCAAATTTTAATGATAAACTTAAAACCCAATTATGTTGGACGCTCAGCAGATTTTTACCTTCAAGACAACAGCTCCTCCTGTTGAGTGACCAAAGAGGAAGCACGGTACTCCAGGGTTCTCTAACCTAATCTTCTCCAAGAAAGCACCCTATTGAAACAGTAGGATCAAAACCTTCAGATTGCAGGGGGATTTAAAAGTAGACACTTGGAACCAAAAAATATTAGGAAACAAAACTAAGCTCCCGCCTATATAGTCGAAAAAGATATGTTCAATTGTTCATACAGAAAATCCTAATAGCGACATGAGGGGATAGCATGCTGGGTTGAATGGAAATGCAGGATCTGTAATCAATTGGAGAAAATGCTGCTGAACTTACAGTGTCAGCAACAACATAGTCAAGTGAAGGAACGTATCCATGCAATCCATCGCTGCCGCCATGACCTACCACAAAGGGAACAATAGATTAATAAAAACGCAACTCCAACGACTTCAGAAATCATCCGAATCGAGTAGCCAGGTCCGCATTTCCCATCACAAACACCTACCATAATGCAAATGAGATATTCCCATAAATCCCCACAAGGTCCAGACATATATAATGCAAATGAGCCCGAATTTCAGTATCAACATGAGACTCCATTATCCTCTCTTCCTTTGCAAAGTAAAAGATTCAGAGGGACTctacaaaaacatgaaatagaTTCCCAAAGTTCTCAAATTTTCTCTTTAActctctgtttctctcttcggcATAAACCTCTTTCCGACCTTAAATTGTAGTGAGTAATATTCGTTTTGAACTATAAAAGCGAAGGAGCCAAAATGACAAGAAATCTTAAAACTTTAGCTACCTATCCAGTCCATTGCATACACCCCAAAGTTGCATGAGGTTAGTTGCCTTGCAAAATCAGCATATCTTCCACTGCAAACAAATATCAAAGCACAAAATTTCAATCAAAACAACATTtaacttcaaaaaaaaataaaaaattttaccTGTGCTCATTAAGCCCGTGTATGATGATCAAAATACCCCTGAAATTttagaagaataaaaaaacaaaaaacaatcagAACTTGTGAAGATTATACAGAAGACAGAACAAAAGCAACAGCAAGAAACCCaaattctaaaattacatgCAAGAAGATTATAGCTAATTATTCTGTTAAATTACGCCGAATCCAGCACAAAAATACAATTTAACAACACAGATATTcagaaaattataaaattaagtaAAAAAAACCGATGAAATTACACAAATTCAGACAATGAAGAATTATACCTTGGAGTGCCGGAGACCGGAAACCATGACCGGCAGAAGAGGGCGTTGTTGCGACCACCAAAGAACAAGAACGTGGCGGAGCGGTACCAGCAGTGGCCGTCGCCGGTGTGATACCCCTCAGCCAATGCTCTGCGTCTGAAGGtgtcctcctcctctctcctccACGCCGACTTTCGCTTCTTAGACGACGGAGCATCCAGCAGAGACTCCGAGATTCCGCGGCGGCAACGGcgaggaaggaagaagaggatGAGGGAGAGGAAGAAGGTGTGGATGAAGAGGAGGGAGGCTCTTAGGGTTTTGAGGATCGGGATTATGCGGTTGCTGGCTCCGGAGGTCAGCTGCTCCATCTCCGCCGTCGACATGGCCGGGTAATCGACGGTGGAGAatgggagagagggagggagaggaaTCCGGTTCGGGAGCAGAAACACAGAGGGTGGAAAAAAGGAAATGAAATGGAAAGTGGGAAGGAAATGATTTTGCCGGTTTAATTGGGATTTATAAACGGTTTTGTCGTTCGGAATCTTAGCGGTCAATCTTGGGCGTTGATTTGGTGGTGCCCGGTTGTTGACGGTTGGGATTTGAGGTTTGTTAATAATATGGTCCCGGGAGAAAGCGTGGAGGACAAGGAGGACCAATTCCTGTGTGGTTAGGTGACGTGGCGGGATCGATGGGTTGAGGGAGTGGTGATTTCGACTGTGGACGGTCGGGATTTAAAAGTTGCGGAGTTTGGTGTGTAGGAGAAAATCGAGTTTGATGGTACGGTCTACGTCAAAGTATTAAATTGTGGGCAGGCCGTTGGGGAGATAAAGGTGCGCGCCATAATATACGTTAAGTTGGTTTTGGCTGAGCAGCTCGGCTCGAACCATGCACAGCTCGGCTCGACCCCTTCTCTTTTTTAattctctaaaaaaatttaaaacctctATTAAATACACCCTCTTAAGATTAAGATTgttcttaaaaaaatttctttataAGCCTTTTTGTTATACTTTAGTGTATTTAGTAAAAATATGGTGAAgtttatatttataattttaacaACAGTTTTGTAACTCAAAAGTATTTTTAAgatttttaattaaacaaaGGCAAGAAGCactttttttctcaaaatttgTTTAGCTCTTTTAAAAGTAGCCTCAAACAAAAATCATATGCAAGTGCATCTTTTCTTATTAAAGGTAGAAGAACAATGTGTGTAAAGATAGGCAATGATGCAAGTACAATGATTTTGTTTCGAAGAAATGTGTGTATATCTTATCTAGACAAAACTCTCCTTGCATTTCAATCATTAAATTAATTTGACGGTAAATTAATCAATGAAAATTTATTATTCTTGTTCCATCCTGAACAAAATAATCAATCTACTTTCACTCCTACTGAAACTATATTTCTccctttctaaatttttttttcgtgtATTAAAAAGGAGAATAACACATGTTTCAGATTTCACactatttataccatatttagggcctcgtataaaTAATCGGGAGACTTAaaggtaattatgtaataaagggcctcttcaccctcacaaaccttaAGCCTTCTTacaccccctaagctctaagctctctctctccctcttcaacagagtaacataatacaatcagtgtggacgtagcccaaaccttgaggtgaaccacgatacatcttgtgtcatttacatttcttgcagattcacggtcgaatttacgttgttccaagacctccggttttgtgcatcaacatttggcgccgtctgtgggaaacgatatgaaaagttgtgtcggttcattttttcatttttcacctccgccgtgaatttgcaaaataacaaaaaaccaAATCCATCACTCTCAATCTCCACCAAGATTTAGCATATCCACCTAATTGGGTCCAATCCATTCCCTTCAACCAAACACAACCGAATCCCAGAAATCCCATGTCATCAAAAATCAAACTCACCCATTTCCCCAACCTCCAATCCTCACCTCCCCTCGATCTTCTGAGCCGAATCGGCGAAACCCAATAGCCCATTTCTCAGAAATATCACTGCTTTTGGGTGGTTGCAGAGTCGCGTTGACCATGTTGGAGGCCTTGCCGGACGGAGGCGATTTGCAATTGGTGCATTTGGAGATTTCAGAATTGCAGTGTTATGTTGTCTATTTTTGCAACATTTTCCATGGACTCCTCCTGAACTTTTGCGACCCGCCGGTTCCTTTTTTTCGTCATTGCCTCATTCTTGGCTTCCAACCCTTCATACTCCCTCACCCAGCAGCAATGCAACACACGACTCATCACCAACACCAACACTTGCATCATCAACATCGCCATCAGAACCCCGCATTCCAACCTCACCAACAACTTGGCCTCTCTCGGGTCCCGTGGTAACTTGATCAACGACATGGTGCTGCGCTCTTTGGTGAACAATACTAGTGTGCCGAGCAGCTGTGCGACCAGCGAGGCGAGGATGAGATAAACATGGGTTATGAATTAAAGATGGGTGAGCTGATAGTAGAAACCTACAAAGGAGGAGAGAATCGAGATGCCAGAAATCATTAGGAACGCCATGCCCATCTAACTCAACCATCGCCATGATCCTCCAAATCCCTCCAACCCAGTACAGAATGCTGCCCAGGTGTGCCACCCCCATTCTCAGCCATCTGTTCAACGCGTCTCGCTGATCGGACGAACAGGCAAAGGTCGGGTTTAAGTGATTAATCTACTAACGTGGAGACGGAGGACTTTCCGACATTCTCAAACCCTACGCTACTCGACGTCGTTGTTTTGCCAAGCTCTCGTCGCCAAATCCAACTGAGGCTACAGAAGGTTCACTGTGGCTGTAAGCAGTACAACGACGTCAAACATTCAAGTTGGACGGTGTTGTAACGTTAGTTGATGCTAAGCATGCTATTTTTCATTTGGACGAAGTTAAGCCAAAAAGAGTTGTCAATAAGGCTATAGATCAGATGTCATTGTAACTTC
Above is a window of Malus sylvestris chromosome 15, drMalSylv7.2, whole genome shotgun sequence DNA encoding:
- the LOC126604512 gene encoding uncharacterized protein LOC126604512, which codes for MSTAEMEQLTSGASNRIIPILKTLRASLLFIHTFFLSLILFFLPRRCRRGISESLLDAPSSKKRKSAWRREEEDTFRRRALAEGYHTGDGHCWYRSATFLFFGGRNNALFCRSWFPVSGTPRGILIIIHGLNEHSGRYADFARQLTSCNFGVYAMDWIGHGGSDGLHGYVPSLDYVVADTGAFLEKIRLENPGVPCFLFGHSTGGAVVLKAAAVPQIEGMLEGIVLTSPALRVKPAHPIVGAVAPIVSMVAPKFQFKGANKRGIPVSRDPAQLLAKYSDPLVYTGPIRVRTGYEILRISSHLTRNFKFVNIPFFVLHGTADRVTDPLASQDLYNEAASEFKDIKLYDGFLHDLLFEPERVEIAQDIIDWMDKRLSVGVEDVNGL